One window of the Rosa rugosa chromosome 3, drRosRugo1.1, whole genome shotgun sequence genome contains the following:
- the LOC133736503 gene encoding uncharacterized protein LOC133736503 isoform X2 → MASGFGDSASRPSQSQGPSFSSSNGDAGNFECNICFDLAQDPIVTLCGHLFCWPCLYKWLHIHSHSQECPVCKAVVKEESLVPLYGRGKTSTDPRSKSIPGVNIPNRPAGQRPETAPPPEQNHFAQRGFGFMGGLGGFAPPMATTTRFGNFTFSAAFGGLFPSLLNFQMHGFPDAPVYGASAGFPHGFHNTFHGPHGHRYNLRPGPRVGRPAVVQDYYLKMLIMFVVACALMALLWQ, encoded by the coding sequence ATGGCAAGTGGTTTTGGGGATTCAGCGAGCAGGCCATCCCAATCACAAGGGCCTTCTTTCTCCAGCAGTAACGGGGATGCTGGTAATTTCGAATGCAATATCTGCTTTGACTTAGCCCAAGACCCAATTGTTACCCTATGCGGCCATCTTTTCTGCTGGCCGTGCCTTTACAAATGGCTCCACATTCACTCCCATTCTCAGGAATGCCCTGTTTGCAAAGCCGTCGTGAAGGAGGAGAGTTTGGTCCCCTTGTATGGTAGGGGAAAGACATCTACTGACCCAAGATCAAAGTCAATTCCTGGAGTTAACATTCCGAATCGTCCAGCGGGGCAAAGGCCTGAAACAGCTCCTCCACCAGAACAAAACCATTTCGCCCAACGTGGGTTTGGATTCATGGGAGGTTTGGGAGGGTTTGCTCCACCAATGGCAACCACAACAAGGTTTGGCAATTTCACCTTCTCTGCAGCTTTTGGTGGCCTTTTCCCGTCTTTGTTAAATTTTCAGATGCATGGATTTCCTGACGCTCCCGTGTATGGTGCAAGTGCTGGATTTCCGCATGGGTTTCATAATACATTTCATGGCCCCCATGGACATAGATACAATTTGCGACCGGGTCCTCGTGTGGGTCGTCCAGCTGTGGTTCAAGATTATTACCTGAAGATGTTGATTATGTTTGTTGTAGCTTGTGCTCTTATGGCTCTTTTGTGGCAATAG
- the LOC133736503 gene encoding uncharacterized protein LOC133736503 isoform X1, translating into MLQWLVYDICDSSLRGCPPGMASGFGDSASRPSQSQGPSFSSSNGDAGNFECNICFDLAQDPIVTLCGHLFCWPCLYKWLHIHSHSQECPVCKAVVKEESLVPLYGRGKTSTDPRSKSIPGVNIPNRPAGQRPETAPPPEQNHFAQRGFGFMGGLGGFAPPMATTTRFGNFTFSAAFGGLFPSLLNFQMHGFPDAPVYGASAGFPHGFHNTFHGPHGHRYNLRPGPRVGRPAVVQDYYLKMLIMFVVACALMALLWQ; encoded by the coding sequence ATGTTGCAATGGCTGGTGTATGATATATGTGATTCGAGTTTAAGAGGTTGTCCTCCAGGTATGGCAAGTGGTTTTGGGGATTCAGCGAGCAGGCCATCCCAATCACAAGGGCCTTCTTTCTCCAGCAGTAACGGGGATGCTGGTAATTTCGAATGCAATATCTGCTTTGACTTAGCCCAAGACCCAATTGTTACCCTATGCGGCCATCTTTTCTGCTGGCCGTGCCTTTACAAATGGCTCCACATTCACTCCCATTCTCAGGAATGCCCTGTTTGCAAAGCCGTCGTGAAGGAGGAGAGTTTGGTCCCCTTGTATGGTAGGGGAAAGACATCTACTGACCCAAGATCAAAGTCAATTCCTGGAGTTAACATTCCGAATCGTCCAGCGGGGCAAAGGCCTGAAACAGCTCCTCCACCAGAACAAAACCATTTCGCCCAACGTGGGTTTGGATTCATGGGAGGTTTGGGAGGGTTTGCTCCACCAATGGCAACCACAACAAGGTTTGGCAATTTCACCTTCTCTGCAGCTTTTGGTGGCCTTTTCCCGTCTTTGTTAAATTTTCAGATGCATGGATTTCCTGACGCTCCCGTGTATGGTGCAAGTGCTGGATTTCCGCATGGGTTTCATAATACATTTCATGGCCCCCATGGACATAGATACAATTTGCGACCGGGTCCTCGTGTGGGTCGTCCAGCTGTGGTTCAAGATTATTACCTGAAGATGTTGATTATGTTTGTTGTAGCTTGTGCTCTTATGGCTCTTTTGTGGCAATAG
- the LOC133736498 gene encoding probable galacturonosyltransferase-like 1, translating to MPTPNPKLPLLFILSLILFPIHSCSTPTNVNTNTTAAAAAAHHFREAPQFYNSPDCPSITTVHDDDFDPDEEDDDNNNNHHRFMICSRQAVHVAMTLDTAYIRGSMAAILSVLQHSSCPQNVAFHFVASAAANASHLRATIASSFPYLTFQIYPFDDSHVSGLISTSIRSALDCPLNYARSYLANLLPLCVRRVVYLDSDLILVDDIAKLADIPLGDESTVLAAPEYCNANFTSYFTTTFWSNPSLSLTFADRKACYFNTGVMVIDLDRWRGGDYTAKIEEWMQLQKRMRIYELGSLPPFLLVFAGKIAPVEHRWNQHGLGGDNFRGLCRNLHPGSVSLLHWSGKGKPWARLEANRPCPLDALWAPYDLLETPFVLDS from the coding sequence ATGCCCACGCCTAATCCCAAGCTACCTCTCcttttcattctctctctcattctctttcccATTCACTCTTGCTCTACTCCAACCAATGTAAATACCAACACCACCGCTGCCGCCGCCGCGGCGCATCATTTTAGAGAAGCTCCGCAGTTCTACAACTCCCCCGACTGCCCTTCCATCACCACCGTCCACGACGACGACTTCGACCCcgatgaagaagacgacgacAACAATAACAACCACCACCGCTTCATGATCTGTTCCCGCCAAGCCGTCCACGTGGCAATGACTTTGGACACCGCCTACATCCGCGGCTCCATGGCTGCCATCCTCTCCGTCCTCCAACACTCCTCCTGTCCCCAAAACGTCGCCTTCCACTTCGTCGCCTCTGCCGCAGCCAACGCGTCCCACCTACGCGCCACCATTGCTTCCTCCTTCCCTTACCTCACCTTCCAAATCTACCCCTTCGACGACTCCCACGTCTCGGGACTCATCTCCACCTCCATCCGCTCCGCCTTGGACTGCCCTCTCAACTACGCCCGTAGCTACCTCGCCAACCTCCTCCCCCTCTGCGTACGACGAGTCGTCTACCTCGACTCCGATCTCATTCTGGTCGACGACATTGCCAAGCTCGCGGACATTCCCCTCGGCGACGAGAGCACCGTCCTCGCCGCCCCGGAGTACTGCAACGCAAACTTCACTTCGTATTTCACCACTACATTCTGGTCCAACCCTTCTCTCTCCCTCACGTTCGCCGACCGGAAGGCCTGTTACTTCAACACCGGCGTGATGGTGATCGATCTGGACCGCTGGAGAGGGGGTGACTACACCGCGAAAATAGAAGAGTGGATGCAGCTGCAGAAGAGAATGAGAATCTACGAGCTCGGTTCGTTGCCGCCatttcttctagtttttgcCGGGAAAATAGCGCCTGTGGAGCACAGATGGAACCAACATGGTCTCGGTGGTGATAACTTCCGGGGGCTTTGCCGGAATTTGCATCCTGGTTCGGTGAGTCTTTTGCATTGGAGTGGAAAAGGGAAGCCGTGGGCGAGATTGGAAGCTAACAGGCCATGCCCTTTGGACGCGCTCTGGGCTCCTTATGATCTCTTGGAAACTCCATTTGTTTTGGACTCTTGA